One part of the Marinitoga hydrogenitolerans DSM 16785 genome encodes these proteins:
- the hfq gene encoding RNA chaperone Hfq — translation MAEKFNLQERFLNLLRTSRIECKIYFEGGFQTTGFIKSFDNFTILLEKKGQQSLVYKHAIKMIVPSKYVRLFQQENQGEN, via the coding sequence ATGGCTGAGAAATTTAACTTACAAGAAAGATTTTTAAATTTATTAAGGACAAGTAGAATTGAATGTAAAATCTATTTTGAAGGTGGTTTTCAAACGACAGGTTTTATAAAATCTTTTGATAATTTTACTATATTATTAGAAAAAAAAGGACAACAATCTCTTGTTTATAAACATGCCATAAAAATGATTGTTCCATCAAAATATGTAAGATTATTTCAACAAGAAAATCAAGGGGAAAATTAA
- a CDS encoding M23 family metallopeptidase: protein MKKLIIISIIILSVIFSFSQRFLPPVKDSYLTSSFGEYRDTGDKPHFHLGIDFSSFSRIGYPVNAAADGYVYKIWLNHKIYGNTIFLYHPDYDLLTVYAHLSSFNGLISEIANSVIGEVGNSFAEVKFPEDEIRVSKGEEIAYSGKSGEAEIPHVHFEVREIKKSGNDEIEIVRDALEFVDYVEMRPRKLEALEIRSNNRTFKLLDDQITEIPFATLPKLEVKTAEKIGNNTKIVPRKISLRVNDELVYEVEFDAIRNDEMYSANAVYGYGSNIFTYWIKLYSSSFITPIKVNRWNEIAFTLKDRNPAELILEDIWGTIKIYKLVLVKEM from the coding sequence ATGAAAAAGTTAATTATTATAAGTATAATTATTTTAAGTGTTATTTTTTCTTTTTCACAACGATTTTTACCTCCTGTTAAAGATTCCTATTTAACCTCCTCGTTTGGAGAATATAGAGATACAGGAGATAAACCACATTTTCACTTAGGGATTGATTTTTCTTCATTTTCAAGAATCGGATACCCGGTAAACGCTGCGGCAGATGGTTATGTTTATAAAATATGGTTAAATCACAAAATTTACGGTAATACTATATTTTTATATCACCCTGATTATGATTTATTAACAGTTTATGCTCATTTGAGCTCTTTTAATGGTTTGATTTCAGAAATAGCTAATTCTGTAATTGGAGAAGTAGGAAACTCTTTTGCAGAAGTGAAATTTCCAGAGGATGAAATAAGAGTTTCAAAAGGTGAAGAAATTGCTTACTCTGGAAAATCTGGAGAAGCGGAAATTCCACATGTTCATTTTGAAGTTAGAGAAATCAAAAAATCTGGAAATGATGAAATCGAAATTGTCAGAGATGCTTTAGAATTTGTAGATTATGTTGAAATGAGACCAAGAAAATTAGAAGCTCTTGAAATAAGATCAAACAATAGAACCTTTAAACTTTTAGATGATCAAATTACAGAAATTCCATTTGCTACTTTGCCAAAATTAGAAGTAAAAACAGCTGAAAAAATAGGTAATAATACTAAAATTGTGCCAAGAAAAATATCTTTACGTGTTAATGATGAATTAGTGTACGAAGTAGAATTTGATGCCATAAGAAACGATGAAATGTATTCTGCAAATGCTGTTTACGGATATGGTTCTAATATATTTACTTATTGGATCAAGTTATACTCATCATCGTTTATTACTCCTATTAAAGTTAATAGATGGAATGAAATTGCTTTTACTTTAAAAGATAGAAATCCTGCTGAATTAATATTAGAAGATATATGGGGAACAATAAAAATATATAAACTTGTATTAGTAAAAGAAATGTAA
- the metK gene encoding methionine adenosyltransferase, whose translation MKKRLFTSESVTEGHPDKVADQISDAILDALLEKDPFSRVAVETLVTTGMAMVAGEISTKAYVDIPKIVRQTILEIGYTRAKYGFDGETSAVLVSIDEQSPDIAMGVDKALEAKTGEIKDEDPYEKLGAGDQGIMFGYATNETEEMMPLPIVLAHKLAYRLTEVRKNGTLKFLRPDGKTQVTVEYDENGKPIEVETVLISTQHEPDVTIEEIREALIEHVIKPIIPEHLLTNNTRILVNPTGRFVLGGPHADTGLTGRKIIVDTYGGWVPHGGGAFSGKDPTKVDRSAHYMARYVAKNIVAAGLADEVMIQLGYAIGVAKPVSILIDTKGTAKVDEEKLYNVVTEMFDFRPGAIIKNLDLLKPIYKKTAAYGHFGRHDVEFPWEKTDKVNELKAAFGL comes from the coding sequence TTGAAAAAAAGACTTTTCACAAGTGAAAGTGTAACAGAAGGTCACCCAGATAAAGTAGCAGACCAAATATCAGATGCTATATTAGACGCTTTATTAGAAAAAGACCCATTTTCAAGGGTTGCTGTAGAAACATTAGTTACAACTGGGATGGCTATGGTTGCTGGTGAAATATCAACAAAAGCTTATGTTGATATTCCAAAAATCGTTAGACAAACAATTTTAGAGATTGGATATACTAGAGCAAAATATGGATTTGATGGTGAAACATCTGCTGTATTAGTTTCAATTGATGAACAATCACCAGATATTGCTATGGGTGTTGACAAAGCCTTAGAGGCAAAAACAGGTGAAATAAAAGACGAAGATCCATACGAAAAATTAGGTGCTGGTGATCAAGGAATTATGTTTGGTTATGCAACTAATGAAACAGAAGAAATGATGCCTTTACCTATAGTTTTAGCTCATAAATTAGCATATAGATTAACAGAAGTAAGAAAAAATGGAACATTAAAATTCTTAAGACCTGATGGAAAAACCCAAGTTACTGTTGAATATGATGAAAATGGAAAACCTATTGAAGTTGAAACAGTTTTAATTTCCACACAACATGAACCTGATGTTACAATAGAAGAAATTAGAGAGGCTTTAATTGAACATGTAATTAAACCTATTATTCCTGAACATTTATTAACAAATAATACAAGAATTTTAGTTAATCCTACTGGTAGATTTGTATTGGGTGGCCCTCATGCTGATACTGGTTTAACTGGAAGAAAGATTATTGTTGATACATATGGTGGTTGGGTACCACATGGTGGAGGAGCTTTCTCTGGAAAAGACCCAACAAAGGTTGATAGATCAGCTCATTATATGGCCCGTTATGTCGCTAAGAATATTGTTGCAGCTGGTTTAGCAGACGAAGTTATGATTCAATTAGGTTATGCTATCGGTGTAGCAAAGCCTGTTTCTATTTTAATAGATACAAAAGGAACTGCAAAAGTTGATGAAGAAAAATTATACAATGTTGTAACTGAAATGTTTGACTTTAGACCTGGAGCAATTATTAAAAATTTAGATTTATTAAAACCTATATATAAAAAGACTGCTGCTTATGGCCATTTTGGAAGACATGATGTTGAATTCCCATGGGAAAAAACTGACAAGGTTAATGAGTTAAAAGCCGCTTTTGGATTATAA
- the rpsT gene encoding 30S ribosomal protein S20 translates to MPNVKSAAKRVRQTAKRRLRNKSYKTRVKNSIKKLLSAIEEKKEKEVINELLSNAFSVIDKAAKKGVIHRNNANRKKARLTKKVKEYLGEEA, encoded by the coding sequence GTGCCAAACGTAAAATCCGCTGCAAAAAGAGTTAGACAAACAGCTAAAAGAAGATTAAGAAATAAAAGTTATAAGACAAGAGTTAAAAATTCAATTAAAAAACTATTATCTGCTATCGAAGAAAAGAAAGAAAAAGAAGTTATAAATGAATTATTAAGCAATGCTTTTTCTGTAATCGATAAAGCTGCTAAAAAAGGTGTTATTCACAGAAATAATGCAAATAGAAAAAAAGCTAGATTAACAAAAAAAGTTAAAGAATATTTAGGTGAAGAAGCTTAA